A single Nostoc sp. PCC 7107 DNA region contains:
- a CDS encoding S8 family peptidase, whose translation MRHEKLSPGLLLAMEDYQHEGLPALITHKRSLGIMTPKNIVKPTKSLVFIYCDDDADLSHLAQYGIEINQNVGHVRTAFLPIESLDALSEEPAIQRIKPSRKLKLRMDVAPQAVKLPEFKNKTGLSGKGVIIGVVDSGIDPKHPAFAGRILRLWDQTLPGPGVKEGAYGAELTDALLTVSQDTDGHGTHVAGIASGADVTYGGVAPDAELVIVKSDLQDAHIADAVRYVFRVAGELGRPAVVNLSLGGHADAHDGSDSLSQVIDAETGPGRIVCCAAGNEGNDNIHGQAIIASGKMRGMRFNVPLNQVGIVWLNAWYAKDSQLEVSLRSPNGFVTPFQKIIPNGNPAVNHQLPDARVQIVTPAPDASNGDYNFFVQIRGNGPSQVMGGIWQLRVRNTSANDTRLDVWTLDDTSSVFFTGNSVKDSVKIGAPGSADSAVTVAAYTTKVKYTDIDNQVREMGLEPNCISEFSSEGPLRNNAQKPDVAAPGAMIVSALSSNANADRSMTINSKFLAMAGTSMATPFVTGLVALLLQRDRNLDSQAIKELFRKNSSIPGKPAGTFDHKWGYGLINTENL comes from the coding sequence ATGAGACATGAAAAACTTTCTCCTGGGCTGCTGTTGGCAATGGAAGATTATCAACACGAAGGGCTACCAGCATTGATAACACATAAGCGATCGCTTGGTATCATGACACCCAAAAACATTGTCAAACCTACCAAAAGTCTGGTGTTTATCTACTGTGACGATGACGCAGATTTAAGCCACTTGGCACAATATGGCATAGAAATTAACCAAAATGTAGGCCATGTACGTACAGCTTTCCTCCCCATTGAAAGTTTAGATGCTTTATCCGAAGAACCAGCCATCCAGCGGATTAAACCATCGCGCAAACTCAAACTGCGGATGGATGTTGCGCCCCAAGCTGTAAAATTACCAGAATTTAAGAACAAAACTGGACTGTCCGGCAAGGGTGTAATTATCGGCGTGGTTGACAGTGGGATTGACCCAAAACATCCTGCTTTTGCTGGGCGGATTTTACGGTTATGGGATCAAACCTTACCAGGGCCAGGAGTTAAAGAAGGTGCTTATGGTGCGGAATTAACAGATGCCTTACTAACCGTTTCCCAAGATACTGACGGTCATGGTACTCATGTTGCAGGTATCGCGTCTGGTGCTGATGTTACCTACGGTGGTGTCGCACCAGACGCAGAATTAGTAATTGTCAAATCTGATTTACAGGATGCCCACATTGCCGATGCTGTCCGCTACGTTTTTCGAGTAGCTGGTGAGTTAGGACGGCCAGCTGTAGTCAATCTCAGTTTAGGTGGACACGCCGATGCTCACGATGGTAGCGACTCCCTTTCTCAAGTGATTGACGCAGAAACCGGCCCTGGCAGAATTGTTTGCTGTGCAGCTGGTAACGAAGGCAACGACAATATTCATGGTCAAGCCATCATCGCCAGTGGCAAGATGCGGGGAATGCGGTTTAATGTACCGTTAAATCAAGTGGGTATTGTTTGGTTGAATGCTTGGTATGCCAAAGACAGCCAATTAGAAGTTTCCTTACGCAGTCCTAACGGGTTTGTGACTCCTTTCCAAAAAATTATTCCTAACGGGAACCCAGCCGTAAATCATCAACTCCCCGATGCACGGGTGCAAATTGTCACCCCCGCCCCAGATGCGTCCAACGGCGACTATAATTTCTTCGTGCAGATTCGCGGAAATGGCCCCTCCCAAGTAATGGGCGGTATTTGGCAGCTAAGAGTCCGTAACACATCTGCCAATGATACCCGCCTAGATGTATGGACATTAGATGATACGTCCTCAGTATTTTTTACAGGTAATAGTGTCAAAGATTCTGTGAAAATTGGTGCGCCTGGATCTGCGGATAGTGCAGTTACAGTCGCAGCTTACACCACTAAAGTTAAGTACACAGATATTGATAACCAAGTGCGAGAAATGGGTTTAGAACCCAACTGCATTTCTGAGTTTAGTAGTGAGGGGCCGTTACGCAATAATGCCCAAAAACCTGATGTTGCCGCACCTGGAGCAATGATTGTTTCTGCTCTGTCTTCTAATGCCAATGCTGACCGTTCGATGACGATTAATTCTAAATTTTTGGCGATGGCTGGCACTAGTATGGCGACACCTTTTGTTACAGGGTTGGTAGCATTATTATTGCAGCGCGATCGCAATTTAGATTCCCAAGCCATCAAAGAGTTATTCCGCAAAAACAGTTCAATTCCTGGTAAACCAGCCGGAACCTTTGATCATAAATGGGGTTATGGCTTGATTAATACAGAGAATCTGTAA
- a CDS encoding DUF3124 domain-containing protein produces the protein MKFYLQICLAIAVIFLSACQASENSVKSQTKPTPSGQAYKIVTLDQNFKIATGQTIYVPIYSEIYHHNRQEIFNLAATLSIRNTDVTNPIIITSVRYYDSNGKLIEQYLEKPIQLDPLASTEFFVNRNDSRGGVGANFIVEWVSSTAISEPIVEAVMIGTDFQQGISFISPGKVIKRQNK, from the coding sequence ATGAAATTTTATTTACAGATTTGTTTAGCGATCGCAGTTATTTTCCTGTCTGCTTGTCAAGCATCAGAAAATTCTGTCAAGTCACAAACTAAGCCAACTCCCAGTGGTCAAGCTTATAAAATTGTGACTTTAGATCAGAATTTTAAAATAGCAACAGGTCAAACTATTTATGTTCCTATTTATTCTGAGATATATCATCATAATCGCCAAGAAATTTTTAATTTAGCAGCTACCTTGAGTATTAGAAATACAGATGTAACTAATCCTATAATTATTACTTCTGTGCGTTATTACGACTCCAACGGTAAACTAATTGAGCAATATTTAGAAAAGCCAATTCAACTAGATCCACTCGCCTCTACAGAATTTTTTGTGAATCGCAATGATAGCCGGGGCGGTGTCGGCGCAAATTTTATTGTCGAGTGGGTGTCTTCAACAGCAATATCTGAGCCGATAGTTGAAGCGGTGATGATTGGCACAGACTTTCAGCAAGGAATTTCGTTTATTAGTCCGGGAAAAGTGATAAAAAGGCAAAACAAATAG
- a CDS encoding TrkA family potassium uptake protein, which translates to MYVLVGGAGLVGLSLAQKLVELGHTVAVIDIEPTACRYAREQVGAMAFEGSAVSTEVLLEAGIRKADALVAVLRSDALNLAMVTLAKHYGVTHILSRLRHGDFAEPLRLAGANHVISTVELSVSTMVNAIEYPQVESMMHFEQGQIEVLKLAIPNNCYVVNRSLAEIAQDSRFPSGSLIIGYQPHPHEDLMIPNGSTVLEPGSTVLIATKPGSVHQVIDFIEGCK; encoded by the coding sequence ATGTACGTGCTAGTGGGTGGAGCAGGCTTAGTAGGGCTTTCTTTGGCTCAAAAATTGGTAGAACTAGGACATACTGTCGCCGTCATTGATATAGAGCCTACAGCTTGCCGCTATGCTCGTGAACAAGTAGGTGCAATGGCGTTTGAAGGCAGTGCTGTGAGTACGGAAGTGTTGTTAGAGGCGGGAATTCGTAAAGCCGATGCCTTAGTAGCAGTTTTGAGAAGTGATGCGTTGAACTTGGCAATGGTAACTTTGGCTAAACATTATGGTGTGACGCATATTTTAAGTCGCTTGCGTCATGGTGATTTTGCAGAACCACTGCGTTTAGCAGGTGCAAACCATGTGATTAGCACCGTTGAACTATCAGTTTCCACAATGGTTAATGCCATTGAATATCCCCAAGTAGAATCAATGATGCACTTTGAGCAAGGGCAGATTGAAGTTTTAAAACTGGCTATTCCCAATAATTGTTATGTAGTCAATCGCAGTCTTGCCGAAATAGCGCAAGATTCTCGATTTCCTAGTGGTTCTTTGATTATTGGCTATCAACCTCATCCCCATGAAGATTTGATGATTCCGAATGGTAGTACAGTTCTAGAGCCAGGTTCGACTGTATTGATTGCGACTAAACCAGGAAGTGTACATCAAGTCATTGATTTTATCGAAGGTTGTAAGTAA